Proteins from a genomic interval of Equus quagga isolate Etosha38 chromosome 13, UCLA_HA_Equagga_1.0, whole genome shotgun sequence:
- the CALB2 gene encoding calretinin, translating into MAGPQQQPPYLHLAELTASQFLEIWKHFDADGNGYIEGKELENFFQELEKARKGSGMMSKSDNFGEKMKEFMQKYDKNSDGKIEMAELAQILPTEENFLLCFRQHVGSSAEFMEAWRKYDTDRSGYIEANELKGFLSDLLKKANRPYDEPKLQEYTQTILRMFDLNGDGKLGLSEMSRLLPVQENFLLKFQGMKLTSEEFNAIFTFYDKDGSGYIDENELDALLKDLYEKNKKEMNIQQLTNYRKSVMSLAEAGKLYRKDLEIVLCSEPPM; encoded by the exons ATGGCTGGCCCGCAGCAGCAGCCCCCTTACCTGCACCTGGCCGAGCTGACGGCGTCCCAGTTCCTGGAAATCTGGAAGCACTTTGATGCAGACG GAAATGGGTATATTGAAGGTAAAGAGCTAGAAAACTTTTTCCAAGAGCtggagaaggcaagaaaaggCTCTGGCATG ATGTCAAAGAGTGacaactttggggagaagatgaaggaGTTCATGCAGAAGTATGACAAGAActcagatgggaaaattgagatGGCAGAG CTGGCGCAGATCCTGCCGACTGAGGAGAACTTCCTTCTGTGCTTCAGGCAGCACGTGGGCTCCAGCGCCGAGTTTATGGAG GCTTGGCGGAAGTATGACACAGACAGAAGTGGCTACATTGAAGCCAATGAGCTGAAG GGATTCCTGTCGGACCTACTGAAGAAGGCAAACCGGCCATACGATGAACCCAAGCTCCAAGAGTACACCCAAACCATA CTACGGATGTTTGACTTGAACGGGGATGGCAAATTGGGCCTCTCAGAGATGTCCCG ACTCTTGCCCGTACAGGAAAATTTCCTGCTTAAATTTCAG GGCATGAAGCTGACCTCAGAGGAGTTCAACGCGATCTTCACATTTTACGACAAG GACGGAAGTGGCTACATTGATGAGAATGAACTGGATGCCCTGCTGAAGGATCTGTATGAGAAAAACAAGAAG GAAATGAACATCCAACAGCTCACCAACTACAGGAAGAGCGTCATGTCCTTGGCCGAGGCCGGGAAGCTCTACCGCAAGGACCTGGAGATTGTCCTCTGCAGCGAGCCCCCCATGTAA